In one Maniola jurtina chromosome 13, ilManJurt1.1, whole genome shotgun sequence genomic region, the following are encoded:
- the LOC123871474 gene encoding uncharacterized protein LOC123871474 isoform X2, with protein sequence MAEEKELIKKRASYKGRLTAFSNYLNSLNDSLSQSQLNELQLRVGKIEALYQFYDEIQTKLECLVDDMSVQLAERNEFETLYFSLVSKSQQKLVKQSKDSDNFSNHSSSATNNHNLVKLPTIQLPKFSGSYENWLEFHDTFTSLIHCNDNIDNINKFHYLRSCLEGTAAVVIKSIDFSADNYSVAWSLLCQRFDNKRLLIQNHVTALFNIDSISKESSQSLKRLVDQVNKNLRALESLGQSVDNWDVLLIHILTHKLDTKTFREWEEHKSRLDKEMPITLSSFTEFIKIRADLLETLELSRNHHLLMKHNTNNQQKVKSMVCNTSPSRSSLGTTSSDSSPSSSPSKKCPKCFGDHFLSNCSQFLDLSVEQRRFSTRLW encoded by the exons ATGGCCGAGGAAAAGGAGCTAATTAAGAAACGGGCCAGTTATAAAGGACGGTTAACGGCCTTCTCTAATTATCTAAATAGTTTGAACGACTCATTAAGTCAAAGTCAGCTGAATGAGCTGCagttacgagtaggtaagaTTGAAGCCCTATATCAATTCTATGATGAAATTCAAACCAAGTTGGAATGTTTGGTGGACGACATGTCAGTGCAGTTAGCAGAAAGAAATGAATTTGAAACTTTATATTTCTCTTTAGTTTCAAAGTCACAACAAAAATTAGTCAAACAGTCAAAGGATAGTGACAATTTTAGTAATCATTCTTCGTCAGCCACCAACAATCACAACTTAGTTAAGTTGCCTACTATTCAACTGCCAAAGTTTAGTGGTTCATACGAGAACTGGTTAGAGTTTCATGACACCTTTACAAGCCTCATTCATTGCAATGATAACATagataatataaacaaatttCACTACTTAAGATCTTGTTTAGAAGGGACTGCAGCCGTCGTCATAAAGTCTATTGACTTCTCCGCTGATAATTACTCTGTAGCCTGGAGCCTACTTTGTCAACGATTTGACAACAAGAGGTTATTAATTCAAAATCATGTTACAGCACTGTTTAATATTGATTCTATTAGTAAAGAGTCGTCTCAATCGTTAAAGCGTCTTGTTGATCAGGTAAATAAAAACCTGCGAGCCTTAGAGTCATTAGGTCAATCTGTAGATAATTGGGATGTACTATTAATACACATATTAACTCACAAGCTAGATACTAAAACTTTTAGAGAATGGGAAGAACATAAAAGTCGGTTGGATAAAGAAATGCCTATTACGTTGAGTTCATTCAcggaatttattaaaatacggGCAGATTTACTTGAAACTTTAGAATTGTCTCGCAATCATCATTTATTAATGAAACATAATACTAACAATCAACAGAAAGTCAAAAGCATGGTGTGCAACACTTCGCCATCAAGGTCCAGCTTAGGCACCACTTCCAGTGACTCGTCTCCATCCAGTTCGCCATCCAAGAAGTGCCCTAAGTGTTTTGGTGATCATTTCTTGAGCAACTGTTCCCAATTTTTGGATCTCAGCGTTGAGCAAAG ACGCTTCTCAACTCGCCTATGGTAG
- the LOC123871474 gene encoding uncharacterized protein LOC123871474 isoform X1, which produces MVCNTSPSRSSLGTTSSDSSPSSSPSKKCPKCFGDHFLSNCSQFLDLSVEQRLELLPNYKICYNCLQPNHFSNRCKKSGCRICKRKHSFLIHRSESSCDKQAPVSTSTANSTTPALPTSASLNGESGTGTSVALSTCISTRNQDVLLSTALIKVYDAQNCAHTARAVLDSGSTSCLMTKKLSSKLNLPRTQVNRSVHGINNAASRVHECCRVPVESFKDNFKTKINCFVMQSLTDYVPSSHVNISELNIPSDIQLADPAFHTPSEVDMIIGADLFWDILGSQKIILGRGKPILWETRFGWVVAGPVSYVSKCLLSPSIQCNFSAINGSTRVNDDIETNLMRFWQLEEVALKSSYSEEEQACEDHFVKNTTRLPDGRFCVRLPLKQSANVLGDSLPRAKHCLLSLEKRLKRDTLFCERYRDFMSEYLKLGHMSECDNHLRNLGYFIPHHGVVRESSLTTKLRVVYNASSPTTSNLALNNILMVGPTIQDDLLSILLRFRCHKIILAGDVEKMYRNVVVHPDDRHLQQIIWRDNPSETIKCFQLNTVTYGTASAPFLATRCLKQIGLDCENKQISEIIIHDFYVDDLLTGAQTLQEALDIKNKVTSELASAGMPLRKWKSNNSRLMTDESKQSSVDLNIGALECSKTLGLYWNNLLDQFYFQINCNIPTEATKRSILSVISQIFDPMGLLTPCTVTMKIMLQKLWLHKLSWDEKLPLDLYKHWVETAKRLPILNDLRINRRVVIDDHEFIDLHIFSDASQLAYGSCVYVRSANDRGEVLVSLLLAKSRVSPLKPTTIPRLELCGALASVRLYEKVTKSLRVKVRKTFFWTDSMIVLGWLKMLPIKLQPFVRNRVAEILEVSGKAAWRHVPTDLNPADLISRGLDPALMQACSLWWSGPEFLKQDENQWPSNPEYNNSKSLPETKEVTLHTNVEPTQSLIDFSRFSNFSRLNRAIAYALKFINKCKKQTCDEFLTSSDLQNALNLIIKISQMESFSEYQLLKNDKKLPKNSTLNKFNVFLDENQLMRVGGRLDNSDFSYDKKHPIILQSSHPVTRLLFKHEHKRLMHAGPQLLLASIRETYWPIGGRNLAKLCYRNCVRCNRMRGKVVPPLMGNLPSKRVQAGGYPFENVGIDYAGPILSASRQGRGCRLVKVYIVIFVCFATKAMHIELVGDLTSNNFLSAARRFMSRRGKSKNWYTDNGSSFIGAFNEISKFLKSNCSSLSEDIANEGVNFHFLAPYAAHQGGLWEAGVKSVKFHLQRVLGNCHLTYEELNTVLVQIEAILNSRPLTPLSTEPDDLMPLTPGHFIIGRPLTSLPAPNYVNSATSQLTRYQRLEQLRQHFWARWSKEYIAELQKRGKWRTGQGALKVNGLVLLKDDQLPPLKWKLGRIVTLYPGADGISRVADIRTSTGIVRRAFSKICPLPDDEMSC; this is translated from the coding sequence ATGGTGTGCAACACTTCGCCATCAAGGTCCAGCTTAGGCACCACTTCCAGTGACTCGTCTCCATCCAGTTCGCCATCCAAGAAGTGCCCTAAGTGTTTTGGTGATCATTTCTTGAGCAACTGTTCCCAATTTTTGGATCTCAGCGTTGAGCAAAGGTTAGAATTAttgccaaattataaaatatgctaCAATTGCCTTCAGCCAAATCATTTTTCAAATCGGTGTAAGAAAAGTGGGTGCCGTATATGCAAAAGAAAGCATAGCTTTCTTATTCATAGGTCAGAGAGTTCATGCGACAAGCAAGCTCCAGTGAGTACCTCTACGGCTAACTCCACCACACCGGCTTTGCCCACATCCGCTTCCTTGAACGGAGAGTCAGGCACAGGCACTAGTGTTGCCTTATCTACTTGCATTTCGACACGTAATCAAGATGTGCTCTTATCTACTGCTTTAATTAAAGTGTATGATGCACAGAATTGCGCGCATACTGCACGCGCTGTTTTAGACAGTGGGAGCACATCCTGTCTTATGACTAAGAAATTAAGTAGCAAGTTAAACTTACCTCGTACCCAAGTTAATAGATCGGTACATGGAATAAATAATGCTGCGTCTCGTGTCCATGAATGTTGTCGAGTGCCAGTAGAATCAtttaaagataattttaaaacaaagatTAATTGTTTTGTGATGCAGTCACTCACTGACTACGTTCCAAGTAGTCATGTTAACATTTCTGAATTAAATATTCCTAGCGACATACAGTTAGCCGATCCTGCCTTCCACACTCCGTCTGAGGTTGATATGATTATAGGCGCTGACCTATTTTGGGATATTTTAGGTTCTCAAAAAATCATCCTTGGTCGTGGCAAGCCGATTTTGTGGGAGACAAGATTTGGATGGGTCGTTGCCGGTCCAGTCAGCTATGTATCAAAATGTTTATTATCCCCTAGTATTCAATGCAATTTTAGTGCAATTAATGGCTCAACTCGTGTTAACGATGACATTGAAACCAATTTAATGCGTTTCTGGCAGCTCGAAGAAGTTGCCCTTAAGTCATCGTACTCAGAGGAAGAGCAAGCATGCGaggatcattttgttaaaaatacaaCTCGATTACCAGACGGTCGATTTTGTGTTAGGTTACCTTTAAAACAATCGGCCAATGTTCTGGGTGATTCCTTGCCGCGCGCTAAGCATTGTCTCCTTTCGTTGGAAAAACGACTCAAGCGGGATACGTTATTTTGTGAACGGTACCGAGACTTTATGTCCGAGTACTTGAAGTTAGGTCACATGTCCGAATGCGATAATCATTTACGCAATCTGGGTTATTTCATACCTCATCACGGTGTCGTGCGCGAAAGCTCTCTGACTACTAAATTGCGCGTGGTTTATAATGCCAGCAGTCCAACTACTAGTAATTTagcacttaataatattttaatggttGGGCCTACTATTCAGGATGATTTACTATCTATCCTATTGCGCTTTCGATGtcacaaaattattttagcCGGAGATGTAGAAAAGATGTATCGAAATGTAGTTGTACATCCAGATGACAGACATTTGCAACAGATTATCTGGCGAGATAATccttctgaaacaattaaatgtTTTCAGTTGAATACCGTTACATACGGTACAGCTAGTGCTCCTTTCCTCGCAACTAGATGCTTAAAACAAATTGGCCTAGACTGTGAAAATAAACAGATTAGCGAGATAATTATTCACGATTTTTACGTGGACGATTTATTAACAGGTGCACAAACTTTGCAAGAGGCtttagatattaaaaataaagtaaccaGTGAGTTAGCTTCTGCAGGTATGCCACTCCGGAAGtggaaatcaaataattcaCGGTTAATGACCGATGAATCAAAACAATCCTCGGTTGATTTAAACATTGGAGCTCTGGAATGCAGTAAAACTTTAGGTCTATATTGGAATAATTTATTagatcaattttattttcagattaaCTGTAACATTCCAACTGAAGCTACAAAACGGTCTATACTTTCAGTAATTTCACAAATTTTTGATCCGATGGGATTACTGACCCCTTGTACAGTCACAATGAAAATTATGTTACAGAAGCTTTGGCTTCATAAATTATCATGGGATGAGAAGTTGCCCCTTGATTTATATAAGCATTGGGTAGAAACAGCAAAACGTTTACCTATTTTAAACGATCTGAGGATTAACCGTCGCGTTGTCATTGATGATCATGAGTTCAttgatttacatattttttcagACGCTTCTCAACTCGCCTATGGTAGTTGCGTGTACGTGCGGAGTGCAAACGATCGCGGTGAAGTTCTCGTTAGTTTGCTGTTAGCCAAAAGCAGAGTGAGTCCTTTGAAGCCCACCACGATACCACGTCTCGAACTTTGCGGAGCGTTGGCTAGTGTTCGCCTGTACGAAAAAGTGACAAAATCGCTGCGAGTTAAAGTACGTAAAACCTTTTTTTGGACCGACTCAATGATTGTTCTAGGCTGGCTGAAAATGTTGCCAATTAAATTACAGCCTTTTGTTAGGAACCGAGTCGCGGAAATTCTGGAAGTTTCGGGTAAAGCTGCCTGGCGTCATGTTCCGACTGATTTAAATCCAGCGGACCTTATATCGCGTGGTTTAGACCCAGCCTTAATGCAGGCTTGTAGCTTGTGGTGGTCCGGTCCTGAGTTTCTAAAACAAGATGAAAATCAGTGGCCATCAAATCCCGagtataataattcaaaatcacTTCCTGAAACTAAAGAAGTCACGTTACATACAAACGTTGAACCTACTCAAAGTTTGATTGATTTTAGtcgtttttcaaatttttcacgTTTGAACCGAGCGATTGCATATGCTCttaaattcattaataaatgtaaaaaacaaACTTGTGATGAATTCTTAACAAGCAGTGACTTACAAAAtgcattaaatttaattattaaaatttctcAAATGGAGTCTTTTTCAGAGTATCAATTATTAAAGAATGACAAAAAGCTGCCTAAAAATAgcactttaaataaatttaacgtCTTTCTAGATGAAAACCAATTGATGCGCGTAGGTGGTCGTTTAGATAATTCAGATTTTTCTTATGATAAGAAACACCCAATCATTCTTCAGTCCTCACATCCTGTTACTAGGTTGTTATTTAAGCACGAGCATAAACGACTTATGCACGCAGGGCCACAACTGTTATTGGCTTCTATTCGCGAAACCTACTGGCCTATTGGTGGTCGCAACTTAGCAAAGCTTTGCTATCGTAATTGCGTTCGGTGTAATCGTATGAGAGGCAAGGTAGTTCCGCCTTTAATGGGAAACCTTCCATCAAAACGGGTACAGGCAGGTGGTTACCCATTTGAAAACGTCGGCATTGACTATGCAGGGCCAATTTTATCGGCTAGTCGTCAAGGCAGAGGCTGTAGACTTGTAAAGGTGTACATTgtgatttttgtatgttttgctACGAAAGCAATGCATATTGAATTAGTAGGTGACCTAACTAGTAATAATTTTCTTTCTGCGGCCCGGCGTTTTATGAGTCGccgtggaaaatcaaagaattggTATACTGATAATGGCTCTTCATTTATCGGCGCATTTAATGaaattagtaaatttttaaaaagtaactGCAGCTCATTGTCAGAAGACATTGCCAATGAGGGTGTCAATTTTCATTTTCTGGCTCCATATGCTGCTCACCAAGGTGGCCTTTGGGAGGCGGGCGTTAAGTCTGTCAAATTTCACTTACAACGCGTATTGGGTAATTGCCATTTAACGTACGAGGAACTTAATACTGTGTTAGTTCAGATAGAAGCAATCCTCAACTCGCGCCCGCTTACACCGTTATCTACGGAACCTGACGATCTGATGCCGTTGACACCTGGCCACTTCATCATCGGCCGACCTCTTACGTCGTTGCCAGCACCAAACTATGTGAACAGCGCCACATCACAGTTAACAAGGTACCAAAGATTGGAGCAGCTTCGCCAACACTTTTGGGCTCGGTGGAGCAAGGAATATATTGCCGAATTACAAAAGCGAGGAAAATGGCGCACTGGTCAAGGAGCCCTCAAAGTGAACGGCCTTGTATTATTAAAGGATGACCAGTTACCGCCTCTCAAATGGAAATTGGGGCGCATAGTTACCTTATATCCTGGTGCTGATGGCATAAGCAGAGTGGCAGATATCAGAACATCTACTGGGATAGTACGTCGTGCTTTTAGTAAGATATGTCCATTACCAGATGACGAAATGTCCTGTTGA